In Paenibacillus hexagrammi, the following are encoded in one genomic region:
- a CDS encoding aspartyl-phosphate phosphatase Spo0E family protein: MAFMEYQLTSYKKHFQIRENDSGRSWLFKHAKKPASLTPLEEEIHTLRLMLEQLVIEGKEMTSDVVVELSTVLDHKINEYMNKGRKSR; encoded by the coding sequence ATGGCTTTTATGGAATATCAACTTACGTCGTATAAAAAACATTTTCAAATTCGCGAGAACGATTCGGGTCGCAGTTGGTTATTCAAGCATGCGAAGAAACCCGCCTCCCTTACTCCTCTCGAAGAAGAGATTCATACGCTTAGGCTTATGCTGGAGCAGCTAGTTATCGAAGGTAAAGAAATGACCTCGGATGTGGTGGTTGAGCTCAGTACCGTGCTCGATCATAAAATAAACGAATATATGAACAAAGGTCGTAAAAGTCGGTGA
- a CDS encoding ABC transporter substrate-binding protein, which yields MKQPYLQKSALIGLAAVAAISLAGCGNSNETKKEPLAPSTETASAANASASPASSAPPVNTSASAAPSAAKKTQYPLTIKDATGKEFTFEKAPQRIVSVSPAETEGLFAIGLGDQIAGVSDFDDYPAEATTKPKMGGITKPNEEALIAANADIIFTGVSMKTDVVEKLRAMNLKVFKVEPKTLDDAIADVLTFGKITDHQEKAEEVAAKMNADRQRVEDAVKGVKPESKKKVYIEFSAGWTVGSGEFMDELIQIAGGVNTAGDVKGWHQISEEKVIQQNPNVILFSKGVVDDKSGKSLDQIIRGRSGWDQIDAIKNNRVVGIDQNLLSRPGPRMTDGLVAMAKAIYPELVK from the coding sequence ATGAAACAACCGTACCTTCAGAAATCGGCGCTCATAGGATTAGCCGCTGTGGCTGCAATTAGTTTGGCCGGCTGCGGTAATTCGAATGAGACGAAGAAGGAGCCGCTTGCACCATCAACGGAAACGGCTTCGGCCGCAAATGCGTCAGCGAGCCCAGCATCGTCCGCTCCGCCGGTAAACACGTCAGCGAGTGCTGCGCCGTCTGCAGCTAAGAAAACGCAGTATCCGCTCACGATTAAGGATGCTACAGGAAAAGAGTTTACCTTCGAAAAAGCGCCGCAGCGCATTGTGTCCGTGTCGCCTGCTGAAACCGAAGGGTTATTTGCAATTGGGCTAGGCGATCAGATTGCGGGCGTATCGGATTTTGATGACTATCCGGCTGAAGCGACAACCAAGCCCAAAATGGGAGGCATCACAAAACCGAACGAAGAAGCTTTGATTGCGGCCAATGCGGATATCATTTTTACTGGTGTATCCATGAAGACGGATGTGGTGGAGAAGCTGCGGGCTATGAATCTAAAAGTATTCAAGGTGGAGCCGAAAACGTTGGATGATGCAATCGCCGATGTGCTGACCTTCGGGAAGATTACCGACCATCAGGAGAAAGCGGAAGAGGTTGCGGCAAAAATGAATGCTGACCGTCAAAGGGTCGAGGATGCTGTGAAAGGTGTCAAGCCGGAATCGAAGAAGAAAGTATACATTGAATTCAGCGCAGGCTGGACGGTCGGCAGCGGCGAGTTTATGGACGAGCTGATTCAAATTGCCGGGGGCGTCAATACAGCTGGGGATGTCAAAGGCTGGCATCAGATCAGTGAGGAAAAGGTCATTCAGCAAAATCCCAATGTGATTCTATTCTCTAAAGGGGTTGTTGATGATAAAAGCGGAAAATCGCTCGATCAAATTATTCGCGGCCGCAGTGGATGGGACCAAATTGACGCTATCAAGAACAATCGCGTAGTCGGAATCGATCAAAATCTGCTCAGCCGCCCGGGGCCGAGAATGACGGATGGATTGGTTGCCATGGCGAAAGCGATTTATCCTGAATTGGTGAAATAA
- a CDS encoding FecCD family ABC transporter permease, translated as MKRKLAIWGGVGSVLLLLSILVSLSIGTAQLPLLQIAAIIGKHLPWSGDYIQTNWPASSEQIILKVRLPRVILGILVGASLSIAGAAFQGVLRNPLADPYTLGVSSGASVGAAFLIYFGLQYAWFGQWSIPIVAFATGLASLLVVLKLAQTDGMLKLETLILSGVIMQAFLGAIVSFMVSLSKQVINEIVFWLMGSLAMRGWSYTLTITPYLMIGICILAGYARSLNVLSLGERQAAHVGVHVERTKLIVLIVATFVTAAAVSVAGVIGFVGLIIPHLVRLLVGPDYRLIIPLSMIGGGIYVLWADTLARTLLSPTEIPLGVITACLGAPFFAYLLHRDKKKQRG; from the coding sequence ATGAAAAGAAAACTGGCGATTTGGGGAGGAGTAGGGAGTGTACTCCTTCTTCTTTCTATTCTAGTCAGTCTATCTATCGGAACAGCACAGCTGCCTTTGCTGCAGATAGCGGCAATTATAGGCAAGCACCTCCCGTGGTCCGGAGATTATATCCAGACCAACTGGCCGGCTTCCTCGGAGCAAATCATTTTGAAGGTAAGGCTGCCCAGGGTTATACTTGGCATTCTCGTCGGGGCTTCGCTGTCCATTGCTGGCGCTGCCTTCCAAGGTGTGCTGCGCAATCCGCTCGCAGATCCGTACACGCTGGGCGTTTCGTCAGGTGCTTCAGTCGGTGCGGCCTTCCTGATTTATTTCGGGCTACAATATGCTTGGTTCGGGCAGTGGTCGATTCCTATCGTCGCTTTTGCTACAGGGCTTGCTTCCCTACTTGTTGTATTGAAGCTGGCACAAACGGACGGAATGCTGAAGTTGGAGACGCTCATTTTGTCCGGTGTGATTATGCAGGCTTTCTTGGGAGCGATTGTTTCTTTCATGGTTTCGTTATCGAAGCAGGTCATTAATGAAATCGTGTTTTGGCTGATGGGAAGCTTAGCGATGCGGGGATGGTCCTATACGCTGACGATCACTCCCTATTTGATGATCGGTATTTGCATTCTAGCAGGGTACGCAAGGTCTTTGAATGTGCTGTCACTCGGAGAAAGGCAAGCGGCTCATGTAGGTGTTCACGTCGAGAGGACTAAGCTGATTGTGTTGATTGTCGCTACATTTGTTACGGCTGCTGCGGTATCGGTGGCTGGTGTAATCGGTTTTGTCGGACTGATTATTCCTCATTTGGTGAGACTCCTTGTAGGGCCGGATTACCGGTTGATTATACCGCTTTCCATGATCGGTGGAGGCATATATGTGCTTTGGGCCGATACGCTGGCACGGACGCTGCTAAGTCCCACAGAAATTCCTTTAGGTGTGATCACCGCGTGCTTAGGAGCCCCGTTTTTTGCCTATTTGCTCCACCGCGATAAAAAGAAGCAAAGAGGGTGA
- a CDS encoding ABC transporter ATP-binding protein, whose protein sequence is MIQVEGLTQSFQKRNVLEGVSFYIHPGEFFGVIGPNGSGKTTLLSTLSGVIPVMKGSVRLEGKPIGNYSRKVLARCVAVLQQDALPPVGFTVREIVEMGRYPFQNWLGDDVPEAGQLVDSILEKLDLKRLQGRTLEQLSGGERQRVALGKVMAQQPRLLLLDEPTTYLDIGYQIQMMDYIQEWQRETELTVVAVLHDLNLAALYCGRLMALHDGKIAGIGTSEAMISGEMIKSIYDTEPVVLRHPVVQVPQILLQPGK, encoded by the coding sequence ATGATACAGGTTGAAGGGTTGACGCAAAGCTTTCAGAAGCGGAATGTTCTGGAAGGAGTAAGCTTCTATATTCACCCAGGTGAGTTTTTTGGCGTTATCGGACCGAACGGAAGCGGCAAAACGACACTGCTCAGCACGCTATCGGGCGTTATTCCTGTCATGAAGGGCAGCGTTAGACTAGAGGGAAAGCCGATAGGAAACTACTCGCGCAAAGTGCTTGCCAGGTGTGTAGCGGTGCTGCAGCAAGATGCTCTGCCCCCTGTGGGATTTACTGTTAGAGAAATCGTCGAGATGGGCCGATACCCGTTTCAAAATTGGCTTGGAGATGATGTCCCTGAGGCCGGGCAGCTAGTAGACTCGATTTTGGAAAAGCTGGATCTAAAGCGGCTTCAAGGTCGCACCTTGGAACAGCTTAGCGGAGGAGAGAGGCAGCGTGTGGCGTTGGGAAAGGTTATGGCTCAGCAGCCGAGGCTGCTTTTGCTGGATGAGCCAACGACCTATTTGGATATCGGTTACCAGATCCAGATGATGGACTATATCCAAGAATGGCAGCGGGAAACGGAACTAACCGTGGTAGCGGTGCTGCATGACTTGAATCTTGCTGCTTTATATTGCGGTCGCCTCATGGCGCTGCATGATGGGAAAATCGCTGGAATTGGAACGTCCGAGGCGATGATTTCAGGTGAGATGATTAAAAGCATCTATGATACGGAGCCGGTGGTGCTGCGTCATCCGGTGGTGCAGGTTCCGCAAATTTTGCTTCAGCCTGGTAAGTGA
- the cobT gene encoding nicotinate-nucleotide--dimethylbenzimidazole phosphoribosyltransferase codes for MMSNIEQVIQGIGPLQEEAIARAEGHLNQLTKPPGSLGKLEEIARQVAGITGETMPVFEKKAVVVMAGDHGVCEEGVSAFPAEVTPQMVMNFLAGGAAVNVLARQAGADVVCVDVGVNADLEHPQLVSKKVRKGTRNMVREAAMTREEAERAIMAGVEVVEDLVRKGYTLFATGDMGIGNTTASSSLLCALTGLEAGLAVGRGTGINDETWLHKQAVVQRALEVHDPLGEDVLDVLAKIGGLEIAGLVGVILGAAKHGCPVVIDGFISSAAALVATRLAPLSAAYLIASHLSQEQGHRRLLEAIGLEAMLHMDMRLGEGTGAVLCFNLIDAAGKIMREMATFESAGVSRS; via the coding sequence ATGATGTCAAACATAGAACAAGTGATTCAAGGGATTGGGCCCCTTCAAGAGGAGGCCATCGCACGTGCAGAGGGACATCTGAATCAGCTGACCAAACCGCCAGGAAGCTTGGGTAAACTGGAGGAGATAGCCAGACAGGTGGCGGGTATAACTGGGGAGACGATGCCGGTTTTTGAGAAAAAGGCTGTCGTCGTCATGGCAGGAGATCACGGCGTATGCGAAGAGGGAGTTAGTGCGTTTCCCGCCGAGGTAACCCCCCAAATGGTTATGAACTTCCTGGCAGGAGGAGCAGCGGTCAATGTATTGGCGAGACAAGCTGGGGCAGACGTCGTCTGTGTCGATGTCGGTGTGAATGCCGATCTGGAGCATCCCCAGCTAGTTTCGAAAAAGGTGCGTAAAGGTACGCGCAATATGGTGCGCGAGGCTGCGATGACTCGCGAGGAAGCAGAGCGGGCTATTATGGCCGGAGTCGAGGTGGTGGAGGACCTCGTTCGTAAAGGCTACACCTTGTTTGCGACGGGAGACATGGGAATCGGGAATACGACGGCAAGCTCATCTTTGCTGTGCGCTTTAACCGGCCTTGAAGCCGGACTTGCTGTAGGCAGGGGGACTGGGATCAATGACGAGACATGGCTTCATAAGCAAGCTGTTGTCCAAAGAGCGTTGGAGGTCCATGACCCGCTTGGTGAGGATGTCCTGGATGTGCTCGCCAAGATTGGCGGTTTGGAGATCGCCGGACTGGTCGGCGTGATTCTAGGTGCGGCTAAGCATGGTTGTCCGGTCGTGATTGACGGATTTATATCATCCGCCGCAGCTCTTGTCGCGACTCGCTTGGCTCCGCTTAGCGCAGCATATCTGATTGCTTCGCACCTCTCACAGGAGCAAGGACATCGAAGGCTGCTGGAGGCGATCGGACTGGAAGCGATGCTGCACATGGATATGCGCCTTGGCGAAGGTACAGGCGCTGTGCTTTGCTTCAACCTGATTGACGCTGCAGGCAAAATTATGCGGGAAATGGCAACCTTCGAGAGCGCCGGTGTATCGCGCTCTTAA
- the cbiB gene encoding adenosylcobinamide-phosphate synthase CbiB, whose amino-acid sequence MWLYSWQELVLMSAAAIVVDWMIGDPKWLAHPVIYIGRWISFMERRLLQGGALKAKGVLLTLSTVLLSFTVTLAFVIAAKSVHEWLGYLVSTWLISTTMAVKGLKDAAYLVATPLQSGNLEDARTYTGYIVGRDTTRLGEEELTRAVVETVAENIVDAFVSPLIYALIGGAPLAMLYRASNTMDSMVGYKSEKYRRFGWASARWDDVMNWVPARIAGILLVIVALLQPGASARRAAAAIRRFAHLHPSPNSGIPESAVAGALGIELGGLNVYSGVASERARLGWPLRPRTQRDIAAAVRMLYGVSFVAMGGLLCALAWLL is encoded by the coding sequence ATGTGGCTGTACTCGTGGCAGGAGCTCGTGTTGATGTCAGCTGCCGCAATCGTCGTCGATTGGATGATCGGCGATCCCAAATGGCTGGCGCATCCGGTCATCTATATCGGCAGATGGATCAGCTTTATGGAGCGCAGGCTGCTGCAAGGGGGCGCGCTAAAGGCCAAAGGTGTACTGCTAACGCTATCAACGGTGCTTCTTAGCTTCACGGTTACGCTGGCTTTTGTAATCGCAGCCAAATCTGTTCATGAATGGCTGGGCTATCTGGTTTCGACCTGGCTGATCTCCACGACCATGGCAGTGAAGGGTCTAAAAGATGCGGCTTATTTAGTTGCTACACCCTTGCAAAGCGGTAATTTGGAGGACGCACGCACTTATACAGGCTACATTGTAGGGCGGGATACGACACGGCTTGGCGAGGAAGAGCTGACCCGGGCCGTCGTAGAGACGGTGGCGGAGAATATCGTGGACGCATTCGTATCTCCTCTGATCTACGCGCTTATCGGCGGGGCGCCGCTTGCGATGCTGTACCGGGCATCGAATACGATGGATTCGATGGTCGGCTACAAGAGCGAGAAGTACCGCCGGTTCGGCTGGGCGTCGGCTAGATGGGACGACGTGATGAACTGGGTCCCGGCCCGTATCGCCGGGATCCTGCTTGTGATCGTCGCCCTGCTGCAGCCGGGCGCCTCAGCCAGAAGAGCGGCGGCTGCGATTCGCCGCTTCGCGCACTTGCACCCCAGCCCGAACAGCGGAATTCCCGAGTCGGCGGTAGCCGGGGCACTCGGGATTGAGCTGGGCGGGCTGAATGTCTACAGCGGCGTCGCGAGCGAGCGCGCACGCCTGGGCTGGCCGCTGCGACCGCGGACGCAGCGGGATATTGCAGCCGCCGTACGGATGCTGTACGGCGTCAGTTTTGTTGCGATGGGAGGGCTGCTATGCGCACTCGCATGGTTGTTGTAG
- the cobS gene encoding adenosylcobinamide-GDP ribazoletransferase has translation MRTRMVVVGWLHALAAAFQFLTRLPVPLRFEYTERIFRRSVIFYPLAGAVIGLLLWGAEVVLKHLLPPFPAAVILLAMWVGITGGLHLDGLMDTADGILSHRSREKMLEIMKDSRVGAMGVIVCVLHLLLKLSLLYTLLQADRDASIFVDSSVGNSVSNGISNSVSFVLVIIPCWSRWFMAASIYMWPYARKESGLGGLFQTVRASHVVFSALAALVTNWLFFCA, from the coding sequence ATGCGCACTCGCATGGTTGTTGTAGGCTGGCTGCATGCTTTGGCGGCAGCCTTTCAGTTTTTGACTCGGCTGCCCGTTCCGCTGCGTTTTGAATATACGGAGCGAATTTTCCGCCGCAGCGTGATCTTTTACCCTCTGGCCGGTGCTGTTATTGGTCTGTTGCTATGGGGAGCAGAGGTGGTCTTAAAGCATCTGCTGCCTCCTTTTCCGGCAGCTGTCATCCTCTTGGCCATGTGGGTAGGAATTACCGGAGGCCTGCACTTAGACGGTTTGATGGATACGGCGGACGGTATTCTCAGCCACCGCTCACGCGAGAAAATGCTCGAAATTATGAAAGACAGCCGTGTCGGAGCGATGGGCGTGATCGTTTGCGTCCTGCACTTGCTGCTAAAGCTCTCGCTTCTGTATACGCTGCTGCAAGCGGACAGGGATGCCAGTATCTTTGTCGATAGCAGTGTCGGCAACAGTGTCAGCAACGGGATAAGCAATAGTGTCAGCTTTGTACTCGTGATCATTCCTTGCTGGAGCCGGTGGTTTATGGCTGCGTCCATTTATATGTGGCCCTATGCGAGGAAGGAATCCGGGCTTGGAGGGCTTTTTCAAACGGTTCGTGCGTCCCATGTCGTGTTCTCGGCTCTTGCGGCGCTGGTTACAAATTGGCTGTTTTTTTGTGCATAG
- a CDS encoding adenosylcobinamide-GDP ribazoletransferase, with amino-acid sequence MLTGICTWVLGATMAQFISRKLGGLTGDTYGALNELLESLLLLLAVILWM; translated from the coding sequence TTGTTAACGGGTATTTGTACGTGGGTGCTCGGAGCAACCATGGCTCAGTTCATAAGCAGGAAGCTTGGCGGTTTAACAGGGGATACATATGGGGCTTTAAACGAATTGCTGGAGTCCTTGCTGCTGCTGTTAGCTGTTATTCTATGGATGTGA
- the cobD gene encoding threonine-phosphate decarboxylase CobD, protein MLERYGHGGDLLTASEAFGHPADKFLDFSSNMNPLGPPSAVEQIMLTHWRDIVKYPDPDVRELRSKLSHKYDIPAESILVGNGAAELIDLVVKLLKPSVTGLCRPSFSEYEEAVHQAGGRIHSIPLQAEHSFILRSEDLISSYDSCDLLFLGHPNNPTGQLIPRQVIEELVSSGKRVVLDEAFMDFIPDEREHSMIKLAAVNKDVFVIRSMTKFYSVPGIRLGFIVAHPDWIRKLKAMQVQWSVNYLAQLIGCAVLDDADYERKSREWLAVEAPWLANELTKLGLRVTNSDVNFLLFSFPEELRLTVKEVQREMGLKGILIRDASLFEGLHDRYCRVAVRLRADNVQLVSELRGMLSDHQNKLLSGHYAGQEDEPLERVFHDRQVDSEQPERLENGTGLNINDMSKRGNLRES, encoded by the coding sequence GTGTTGGAACGATATGGTCACGGAGGGGATCTGCTGACAGCGTCTGAAGCATTTGGACATCCTGCAGACAAGTTTCTTGATTTCAGCTCAAATATGAATCCGCTTGGTCCGCCGTCTGCTGTGGAGCAGATCATGCTTACGCATTGGAGAGATATTGTCAAATACCCGGACCCGGATGTTCGGGAGCTGCGCAGCAAGCTGTCGCACAAATACGATATTCCTGCAGAGAGTATTCTAGTCGGGAATGGTGCGGCCGAGCTGATTGATCTTGTTGTAAAGCTGTTGAAGCCGAGTGTAACGGGATTGTGCAGGCCTTCTTTTTCGGAGTATGAGGAAGCTGTCCATCAAGCAGGGGGACGCATTCATTCGATACCGCTTCAAGCTGAGCACTCGTTTATTCTTCGTAGTGAGGATTTAATATCTAGCTACGATTCGTGCGATCTCCTTTTCCTGGGGCACCCGAATAATCCGACAGGGCAACTGATTCCGAGACAGGTTATTGAGGAGCTGGTGAGCAGCGGTAAACGGGTCGTACTGGATGAGGCTTTCATGGATTTTATCCCGGATGAACGAGAACATTCCATGATCAAGCTGGCAGCAGTGAATAAAGATGTATTTGTCATTCGATCCATGACTAAATTTTACTCGGTCCCGGGGATTCGTCTGGGGTTTATCGTCGCTCATCCGGACTGGATCCGAAAGCTAAAGGCGATGCAGGTCCAGTGGAGCGTCAACTATTTAGCTCAATTGATCGGGTGCGCTGTATTAGACGATGCTGACTACGAACGGAAAAGCAGGGAATGGCTGGCGGTAGAAGCGCCATGGCTTGCAAATGAACTGACGAAGTTAGGCCTTCGAGTCACAAACAGCGATGTCAACTTTCTTCTTTTCTCCTTTCCCGAGGAGCTACGCTTAACGGTGAAGGAAGTACAGCGTGAAATGGGTCTAAAGGGCATTCTAATTCGTGATGCCTCCTTATTCGAGGGTCTGCATGATCGGTATTGCCGTGTAGCTGTTCGGCTGAGAGCGGATAATGTACAGCTGGTTTCAGAGCTTAGGGGAATGCTGTCCGACCATCAAAATAAGCTTCTGTCTGGCCATTATGCGGGGCAAGAGGACGAGCCCCTTGAGCGTGTGTTTCATGATCGACAAGTAGACTCTGAGCAGCCTGAACGTTTGGAGAATGGGACGGGGCTGAATATTAACGACATGAGCAAAAGGGGGAACCTTCGTGAGTCATAG
- a CDS encoding cobyric acid synthase yields the protein MSHSGVPGERCAADAGLCSELAPTIMIQGTASDVGKSILTAALCRIFVQDGFRTAPFKSQNMSLNSYVTYDGKEIGRAQGVQADACRILATTDMNPILLKPKQDMVAQVIVHGKPLRDLDARSYRETYLPLAEQIVKDALVRLRSSYDLVVMEGAGSPAEVNLKDRDIVNMRLAGWADSPVLLVADIDRGGVFASIVGTLEILTPEERDRVKGFIINKFRGDVTLLKPGLDWLEERTGKPVLGVIPYLHQLGIEDEDSASLDSKRVKRHMASNNHTSAPHLLDIAVIRLPRLSNFTDFDPLQEEQDVHFRYIEHLSEWGTPDAVLLPGSKNTMADLLFLQESGLAERIVRFARDQKGWVIGICAGYQMLGEKLFDPDLLESDIAELAGLGLLPTETVFISDKRTLQVQGYSELFVPKGSQRIDIDGYEIHMGRTRYVKPLDPPFQIRAKEVYHAPESKVEFHGDGASALDGHVWGTYLHGILHNDSLRLSWLNEIRKWKGLQPVEAGLRFKEKRDMAFDKLADHVRSYLDITRIYEMMKVSKR from the coding sequence GTGAGTCATAGCGGCGTTCCGGGCGAGCGTTGTGCTGCCGACGCAGGCCTATGTTCAGAACTCGCCCCTACCATTATGATACAAGGAACAGCCTCGGACGTTGGCAAAAGTATTTTGACAGCGGCCTTATGCCGCATCTTTGTTCAAGATGGCTTTCGGACGGCTCCTTTCAAATCCCAGAACATGTCGCTAAATTCTTACGTGACTTATGATGGTAAGGAAATCGGCAGAGCACAAGGTGTACAGGCAGATGCGTGCAGGATTTTGGCAACCACGGATATGAACCCGATTTTGCTGAAGCCTAAGCAGGACATGGTCGCCCAAGTAATCGTACACGGCAAGCCTCTTCGGGATTTGGACGCCAGAAGCTACCGGGAGACATATTTGCCTTTGGCGGAACAGATTGTCAAAGATGCTCTTGTGCGGCTGCGCAGCAGCTATGATCTGGTTGTCATGGAAGGAGCGGGCAGCCCGGCTGAAGTGAACCTGAAGGACCGCGATATCGTCAACATGCGCTTAGCCGGATGGGCGGACAGCCCTGTGCTGCTTGTGGCCGACATCGACCGTGGCGGTGTGTTTGCTTCCATTGTCGGTACGCTCGAAATTTTGACTCCTGAAGAGCGTGACAGAGTAAAGGGGTTTATCATTAATAAATTTCGCGGTGATGTAACGCTGCTGAAGCCAGGGCTGGATTGGCTAGAAGAGAGAACGGGAAAACCTGTGCTGGGGGTCATTCCTTATTTGCACCAATTGGGCATTGAAGATGAAGATTCGGCTTCCCTGGATTCCAAAAGAGTGAAGCGCCATATGGCTTCCAATAATCATACCTCGGCGCCCCACCTGTTGGATATCGCAGTGATTCGTTTGCCACGTCTGTCGAACTTTACGGATTTTGATCCTTTGCAGGAGGAGCAGGATGTTCATTTTCGCTATATCGAGCATTTGTCCGAATGGGGCACACCGGATGCGGTACTGCTGCCTGGAAGCAAAAACACAATGGCTGATTTGCTCTTCTTACAAGAATCTGGGCTTGCCGAGCGAATTGTACGCTTTGCAAGAGATCAGAAGGGCTGGGTAATAGGAATTTGCGCAGGTTACCAGATGCTGGGCGAGAAGCTGTTTGACCCTGATCTCCTGGAATCGGATATAGCGGAGCTGGCCGGGCTTGGACTCCTTCCGACGGAAACAGTATTCATCTCGGACAAACGTACGCTTCAAGTACAGGGCTATAGCGAGTTGTTTGTACCCAAGGGCAGTCAAAGGATTGATATTGACGGTTATGAGATTCATATGGGTCGCACCCGATATGTAAAGCCTCTAGACCCGCCATTTCAGATTAGGGCTAAGGAAGTTTATCATGCTCCAGAGTCCAAAGTTGAATTTCATGGAGACGGAGCCTCTGCCTTAGATGGGCATGTCTGGGGGACCTACCTGCATGGCATTTTGCACAATGATTCCCTTCGGCTGTCGTGGCTGAATGAGATTCGCAAATGGAAAGGATTGCAGCCTGTGGAAGCAGGTCTCCGTTTTAAAGAAAAGCGGGACATGGCATTTGACAAGTTGGCTGATCACGTGCGAAGTTATTTGGATATCACTCGTATTTATGAGATGATGAAAGTATCGAAACGTTAG